A portion of the Aricia agestis chromosome 1, ilAriAges1.1, whole genome shotgun sequence genome contains these proteins:
- the LOC121731906 gene encoding multiple epidermal growth factor-like domains protein 8 isoform X1, with the protein MFYLRIREKSAGLVVLSWTCLAVLCSASTAPCDKTRRVFTDPSGIITDGPSNSNYTQDSHCEWLIKAANKSQYITLSFIRMGTECSYDYVFVYDGDSFDAPLLGSFSGKTEPQNVTASSGFMLILLYSDTNYVLDGFRATYAIHNCPNNCTGRGLCMSNKCFCVGTWGGPDCSLELCPNGCSGNGQCKGDGCICKKGYSGSACSLKTNDKEGNSWHWLSHTESGMSKRAAHTAVYVNHTDSLYVFGGYDLNRVLGLLEIYKFSTSQWRDENGKVLRRFPTNEELDKSLLTLFTKGNLDGSWHIGNRSSLFNLLLNSFSHNDKTSLPLMYTHSSTPYSESYLQFTDRPELLNYAKSNSSKPEPRYGHAACAYDAGFILYGGKLSDGSLSSELWYYDALLNSWTLRAVNSSFTPPGLTRHTLTAVGNDLYLFGGSTVDGEFSSSLYKISLGSASTEYWERVAARGGKELDVRVVAHTAVYHHQSNSILVYGGVVASVARFSKLSDRMFAFDLEHKHWSEIHYPRAHLRDTYVPRERAFHTATIVGNYLIVFGGYSHRHNREEICYDGQMYLYHLGCHSWIPLDVLGKTRKYYPKKQGVFAHAAALKPPSTLLIVGGYHGNVNGDLLAYVVPSWHAGITAKDPESACPRHRSQPECLADPECGWCSADDICYGRTVGSNCTTNLQSLRCGGICPALGDCHSCLIHGPPLSRNSSRTPLTSVSTKLGLYQCSWCVQNARCHHKDDNYGVCGEDTPSESPGWWGATGVEVTEPDMCKVLDKRPGLTFLRYQQPADWNHPDGVLVVNATTVDWGTGGGSNHIFSGSSEAKLRGWLHIPTNWNGTGETLHLCAGYSNLSLSLGDNPEPIANLTAQPSACSPVEWPLLNPGRLSVDMYANDSLHTGLYPSHHHAKMELLHNKSQESAKVFTFEFLEPYSNGECSNYDNCLLCLSDAACGWCEVTNRCEQRDVDEKVACANDGEWRYLTLQPAACPNCSNYISCERCVSGNYCEWWADEARCARRGRASGAIVDATECPAPCRMRLDCEHCLDERGRCVWCEATRQCFSFSVYTSEYQFGLCREWLDRASSPTDEAARKSGQCKSCQAHVQCSTCLRSMGCGWCHSHGNPINGVCTEGDFTRSHVDCASLLNVSSTDAGWAYAQCPDVDECGLGLHDCHEHAICNNTHGSYTCKCKQGYIGDGKKICMRTCYNNCIHGYCLGPPQYKCHCDLGWTGADCSINCGCHNHSTCKTGVGRCDECQDWTEGEFCESCKPGSHGNATTGQGCRRCDCNDHGDESRGVCDVTTGDCICKDNTEGQNCERCKPKFYGDPRHGGRCYYQCEPRGMLNASQTEGIGSFKSDPDVTTLGPAKECLWIISSEGIKDAIIQFTVNATTFNVPCEQNAVYVYDGLGGVPDLTNNQQSQLLGVFCNGASSGVVEARSGNLTVHYKQSQPDQGFEGVYNVLACESYCSWPRVCNNRHCVCRDGYGGFDCDVEICRNNCSMHLNGGVCDTNYGRCLCSEGFGGDDCSIKLDKSQLVFTELFNSDFLSDGLDHLRKTLPRFGHSLVADRRGLWMFGGYSLSHGPLNDIRFYDTKNNTWMQVTVEATPDAKMPEGRYFHAAEIYHSKQNIYIYGGLSLQDKSGDNKTLQDFWQFSLKEQRWSQIKSKEENPPPLAGHTLTMQKYQDYESLVLIGGFSLEEGFMSDMWEFDLDHNKWIKLVCTGAKPVGLIGHSTVYHAPSQSLYVFGGIMYTYNGTMISNKLFSFHYPTKSWSELPVFPSLNNPYENLPRASFLHSAVTTNDYMIVFGGRTVPDKRSNSLVAYIYKCNQWVKLSKGTSVLDHPPPRTMAHAMAIDMESESDWNVYIVGGWTGSANCQVTRITLPDDLCSLWSSSKMECRSHMGCSFCSTGDYTKCYSVDKPGCEGSDRISTNAGSACDAELISRRSCENFTTCTSCLAAWPMYPEEKPACRWCETCAAGVGECVPTDESCTSIKCNAGTRYISNSEQCPELRCVYSDCDKCITNQCAWTRLADRTAQMTTITEDPNVLYNWTCATTEEPGRANVYLRAVTLKLGHNTFAINKDECPVKCHHYTDCQTCLSSEGAEGGASECHWASYIGTCISPAYQPLYCAGGTCGLVLTKADKNKCPAPCNTFEQCSECLHHSHCGWCAVDGANGEGVCTEGSIDSPLDYLTRTTCAAVYTGARDANNTDDTFSWHYTRCPPENECENNHHQCKADSEVCHDLPFGYECVCGSGHKRQGGVCAAVCTQGCVRGACVQPNVCRCDFGYVGANCTIQCQCNGHAHCEGPDKLDQCIECHNNTMGSQCEKCKPNFVGDPTDNGQCIPCSVFCHGHTSSCANDGDISQLPRDLSSADLEEYYREGSAKARCLRCANNTDGPRCERCIEGYFRGSEDFRDPCRPCECHGHGDTCDPVTGEKCNCGNNTESDASCAAGGKNSAAECWRNQCVKCRDLYMGDPRNGHQCYKTLNIENKLCFDGKSIDECKIKPRPLYPGQTVFVAINPRYMNVDIRVMVDVTQGAVDLYMSPNDSSFVVSVNSSTGAHAVELDPSYYKHEPFRRMPSFDDHVPERSRTTWYHDKTEYALADYTAKDLATYVTVDKRNILLRVRNLRNRLVLTLPQNVHDLTHTKFYLIVRARSSDEGAAGFGVVFFRQDQLHIDLFVFFSVFFSCFFLFLAACVVAWKAKQAADVRRARRRHVVEMLHMAKRPFAAVRVVVGGAALRRDLRPVAIEPTADARAAVTTVLVRLPGGSRAPVRMSLASALVLVARAPPRPRPRALRPHSPRPNRRQHS; encoded by the exons ATGTTTTACCTACGTATTCGGGAGAAAAGTGCTGGTTTAGTAGTACTCAGCTGGACTTGCCTGGCTGTTTTATGTTCTGCGTCTACAGCGCCCTGCGACAAAACACGCAGAGTTTTCACGGATCCGAGTGGCATAATCACCGATGGACCCAGCAACTCAAACTATACACAA GACTCGCATTGCGAATGGCTTATTAAAGCTGCCAACAAGAGTCAGTAcataactcttagttttattcGTATGGGCACGGAATGCTCATATGATTATGTGTTTGTTTACGATGGAGATTCATTTGATGCTCCCTTGCTGGGAAGTTTCAGTGGAAAGACTGAACCACAGAATGTCACTGCTTCTAGTGGATTT ATGTTAATTCTGCTGTACAGTGACACTAATTATGTGCTGGATGGGTTTCGAGCTACATATGCCATTCACAATTGCCCCAACAATTGTACTGGACGCGGGCTGTGTATGTCCAATAAGTGTTTTTGTGTTGGCACCTGGGGCGGTCCAGACTGTAGCTTAGAGTTGTGTCCAAATGGGTGTTCTGGAAATGGACAGTGTAAAGGAGATGGATGTATTTGTAAGAAAGG cTACTCCGGTAGTGCTTGCTCATTAAAGACTAATGATAAAGAAGGGAACAGTTGGCACTGGTTATCTCACACGGAGAGTGGTATGAGTAAGAGGGCAGCTCACACTGCTGTCTACGTCAACCATACCGATAGTTTGTATGTTTTTGGAGGATATGATCTAAATAGGGTTTTAGGATTATTAGagatttataa ATTTTCTACTAGTCAATGGCGTGATGAAAATGGTAAGGTTTTACGCCGGTTTCCTACTAATGAAGAACTTGATAAGTCTTTGTTAACCCTTTTTACAAAG GGAAATCTAGATGGTAGTTGGCATATTGGAAATAGAAGCTCATTATTTAATTTGCTACTGAATTCGTTTTCGCATAATGATAAAACATCGCTGCCGCTCATGTACACGCATTCCTCCACGCCATATTCTGAGAGTTACCTGCAGTTCACTGATCGGCCAGAACTGTTGAACTATGCAAAATCCAACTCATCAAAGCCCGAGCCGAGGTATGGGCATGCGGCCTGTGCCTATGATGCTGGGTTCATATTGTACGGTGGGAAGCTGTCAGATGGGAGTCTGTCCTCGGAGCTGTGGTACTACGACGCGCTACTGAACTCGTGGACGCTGAGGGCAGTCAATTCTTCGTTCACTCCACCCGGCCTCACGCGGCATACACTGACTGCTGTTGGTAATGACTTGTACCTGTTTGGTGGGAGCACCGTCGACGGAGAGTTCTCTTCGAG CTTATACAAGATATCCCTGGGTTCTGCGAGCACGGAGTACTGGGAGCGggtggcggcgcgcggcggcaaGGAGCTGGACGTGCGCGTGGTGGCGCACACCGCCGTCTACCACCACCAGTCCAACTCGATACTGGTCTATGGGGGGGTGGTCGCCAGTGTTGCCCG ATTTTCGAAGCTGTCAGACCGCATGTTCGCGTTCGACCTGGAGCACAAGCACTGGAGCGAGATCCACTACCCGCGCGCGCACCTGCGGGACACCTACGTGCCGCGCGAGAGGGCCTTCCACACCGCCACCATTGTCG GAAACTACTTGATAGTATTCGGGGGGTATTCCCATCGTCACAACAGGGAAGAGATATGCTACGACGGCCAGATGTACCTCTACCACCTGGGATGCCACTCCTGGATCCCCCTGGACGTCCTGGGGAAGACGAGGAAGTACTACCCGAAGAAGCAGGGAGTGTTCGCCCACGCCGCCGCGCTCAAACCCCCGTCCACTTTGCTCATTGTTGGcggttaccatggcaacgtaaACG GCGACCTGCTGGCGTACGTGGTGCCGAGCTGGCACGCGGGCATCACGGCGAAGGACCCGGAGTCGGCGTGCCCGCGACACCGCTCGCAGCCCGAGTGTCTCGCAGACCCCGAGTGCGGGTGGTGCTCCGCTGATGAT ATATGCTACGGTCGCACAGTGGGATCGAATTGCACCACGAATCTCCAATCCCTCCGCTGCGGCGGTATTTGCCCAGCGCTGGGCGACTGCCACTCCTGCCTCATTCACGGCCCACCGCTGAGCCGGAACAGCTCGCGGACGCCGCTCACCTCGGTCAGCACTAAGCTCGGCCTGTACCAGTGCAGCTGGTGCGTCCAGAACGCCCGCTGCCACCATAAGGATG ATAACTACGGTGTGTGCGGCGAGGACACGCCGTCGGAGTCGCCCGGGTGGTGGGGGGCGACGGGCGTGGAGGTGACGGAGCCGGACATGTGCAAGGTGCTGGACAAGCGGCCCGGCCTCACCTTCCTGCGGTACCAGCAGCCCGCCGATTGGAACCACCCCGACGGCGTGCTCGTCGTCAACGCCACCACCGTCGACTGGGGCACCGGCGGCGGTAGCAACCACATATTCAGCGGCTCCAGCGAAGCCAAGCTCAGGGGCTGGCTGCACATCCCGACCAACTGGAACGGAACGGGAGAAACTTTACACCTCTGCGCCGGATACTCCAACCTATCTCTGAGCTTGGGCGACAACCCCGAGCCGATCGCCAACTTGACCGCTCAGCCGTCCGCCTGCTCGCCCGTCGAGTGGCCGCTCCTCAACCCCGGCCGGCTCTCCGTGGACATGTACGCCAACGACTCCCTGCACACCGGCCTCTACCCCTCCCACCACCACGCCAAGATGGAGCTGCTGCATAACAAGTCCCAGGAGAGTGCCAAG gttttcacGTTCGAATTTCTGGAGCCTTACTCCAACGGTGAGTGCTCGAACTACGACAACTGCCTGCTGTGTCTGTCGGACGCCGCGTGCGGCTGGTGCGAGGTGACGAATCGATGCGAGCAGAGGGACGTCGATGAAAAAGTCGCGTGCGCGAACGACGGGGAGTGGAGATATCTGACGCTACAGCCGGCGGCCTGCCCGAACTGCTCCAACTACATCAGCTGCGAGCGCTGCGTGTCGGGCAACTACTGCGAGTGGTGGGCGGACGAGGCGCGGTGCGCGCGGCGTGGGCGCGCGTCCGGCGCCATCGTGGACGCCACCGAGTGCCCCGCGCCCTGCCGCATGCGCCTCGACTGCGAGCACTGCCTGGACGAGCGCGGCCGCTGCGTCTGGTGCGAGGCCACGCGCCAGTGCTTCAGCTTCAGCGTCTACACCAGCGAGTACCAGTTCGGTCTCTGTCGCGAGTGGCTGGACCGAGCGTCGTCCCCGACCGACGAGGCCGCCCGCAAGTCCGGCCAGTGCAAGTCCTGCCAGGCCCACGTGCAGTGCTCGACGTGCCTCCGGAGCATGGGGTGCGGCTGGTGCCACTCTCACGGCAACCCGATCAACGGCGTCTGCACCGAGGGCGACTTCACGCGGTCGCACGTGGACTGCGCCTCGCTGCTGAACGTGTCCTCGACCGACGCCGGGTGGGCGTACGCGCAGTGCCCCGACGTCGACGAGTGCGGGCTCGGCCTGCACGACTGCCACGAGCACGCCATCTGCAACAACACGCACGGCTCCTACACGTGCAAGTGCAAGCAAGGGTACATCGGCGACGGGAAGAAGATCTGCATGCGGACCTGCTACAACAACTGCATCCACGGCTACTGCCTGGGCCCGCCCCAGTACAAGTGCCACTGCGACCTCGGCTGGACGGGCGCCGACTGTTCCATCAACTGCGGCTGCCACAACCACTCGACGTGCAAGACGGGCGTGGGGCGCTGCGACGAGTGCCAGGACTGGACCGAAGGCGAGTTTTGCGAGTCTTGCAAGCCCGGCAGCCACGGAAACGCCACCACGGGGCAGGGCTGCCGGCGCTGTGACTGTAACGACCACGGCGACGAGAGCCGCGGCGTTTGCGACGTCACCACCGGCGACTGCATCTGCAAAGACAACACCGAGGGCCAGAACTGCGAGCGCTGTAAGCCCAAGTTCTACGGTGACCCGCGACACGGCGGCCGATGCTACTACCAGTGTGAGCCTCGAGGGATGTTGAACGCCTCGCAGACGGAAGGAATCGGGTCGTTCAAATCGGACCCGGACGTGACTACGTTGGGACCGGCCAAGGAATGCCTATGGATCATATCATCGGAGGGCATAAAAGATGCGATCATTCAATTCACAGTCAATGCGACTACGTTTAATGTTCCCTGCGAGCAGAATGCGGTCTACGTTTACGACGGTCTGGGCGGCGTCCCCGATCTCACGAACAATCAGCAGAGCCAGCTACTAGGTGTTTTCTGTAACGGGGCTTCGTCGGGGGTGGTGGAGGCTCGAAGTGGAAACTTGACAGTTCACTACAAGCAGAGCCAGCCCGATCAAGGTTTCGAGGGTGTTTACAATGTGCTGGCGTGCGAGAGCTACTGCTCGTGGCCGAGAGTGTGCAACAACAGGCACTGCGTGTGCCGCGACGGCTACGGCGGCTTCGATTGTGACGTGGAAATCTGCCGGAACAACTGCAGCATGCATCTCAACGGAGGAGTCTGCGACACCAATTACGGCCGATGTCTTTGCAGCGAGGGCTTCGGCGGGGACGACTGTTCTATTAAGCTCGACAAATCGCAGCTCGTGTTCACGGAACTGTTCAATTCAGACTTTCTATCGGACGGCCTGGATCATCTGAGAAAGACGCTGCCGAGGTTCGGGCACAGTTTAGTAGCGGACAGACGAGGCTTGTGGATGTTCGGCGGCTACTCGCTCTCCCACGGTCCGTTGAACGACATCAGATTTTACGATACCAAAAACAACACGTGGATGCAGGTGACGGTCGAGGCCACCCCCGACGCCAAGATGCCCGAGGGTCGATATTTTCACGCGGCGGAAATCTACCACTCCAAGCAAAACATCTACATCTATGGCGGCCTCAGTTTGCAAGACAAATCAGGTGATAACAAGACTTTGCAGGACTTCTGGCAGTTTAGCCTCAAGGAGCAGAGGTGGAGCCAGATAAAGAGCAAAGAGGAGAACCCCCCGCCGCTCGCGGGGCACACGCTGACGATGCAAAAGTACCAGGACTACGAGAGTCTCGTGCTCATCGGCGGGTTCTCGTTGGAGGAGGGCTTCATGTCGGACATGTGGGAGTTCGACTTAGACCACAACAAGTGGATCAAATTGGTCTGCACCGGTGCTAAGCCCGTGGGGCTAATCGGCCACAGCACCGTCTATCACGCTCCCTCCCAGAGCCTGTACGTATTCGGGGGCATTATGTACACGTACAATGGAACGATGATATCGAATAAGTTGTTCTCCTTCCATTATCCCACCAAGAGTTGGAGCGAACTCCCAGTCTTTCCATCATTAAATAATCCCTACGAAAATCTGCCGAGAGCTTCATTCCTACATTCTGCGGTGACTACGAACGATTACATGATAGTGTTCGGCGGCAGGACGGTGCCGGACAAAAGATCAAACTCACTGGTGGCCTACATTTACAAATGTAATCAATGGGTCAAACTTTCCAAAG gaACAAGTGTATTAGATCATCCACCTCCTCGCACAATGGCGCACGCAATGGCCATAGACATGGAGTCGGAGAGCGATTGGAACGTGTACATCGTCGGCGGGTGGACGGGTAGCGCGAACTGTCAAGTGACTAGGATCACCTTACCGGACGACCTGTGCTCCTTATGGAGTAGCAGTAAGATGGAGTGTCGCAGCCACATGGGCTGCAGCTTCTGCAGTACAGGAGACTACACAAAATGTTACTCTGTCGATAAGCCCGGCTGCGAAGGCAGCGACAGAATTTCGACAAACGCCGGCTCTGCCTGTGACGCGGAATTGATATCGCGTCGATCCTGCGAGAACTTTACAACCTGCACGTCTTGCCTCGCCGCCTGGCCTATGTATCCTGAAGAAAAACCCGCATGTAGATGGTGTGAAACTTGCGCTGCTGGAGTTG GCGAATGTGTACCTACAGATGAGTCCTGTACAAGTATAAAGTGTAACGCTGGCACTAGATATATCAGCAACTCGGAGCAGTGCCCCGAACTCAGATGTGTATATTCTGATTGTGACAAATGTATTACGAACCAGTGCGCGTGGACCAGACTTGCAGATAGAACAG CCCAAATGACAACCATAACAGAAGACCCGAACGTTCTATACAACTGGACGTGTGCGACCACCGAGGAGCCGGGGCGAGCCAACGTCTACTTGCGAGCCGTCACTTTGaaactaggtcacaacactttcGCGATCAACAAGGACGAGTGCCCCGTCAAGTGTCACCACTACACCGACTGTCAGACGTGTCTCAGCTCGGAAGGGGCGGAGGGCGGGGCCAGCGAGTGCCACTGGGCGAGCTACATAGGGACGTGCATATCGCCCGCGTACCAGCCGCTATACTGCGCGGGTGGGACGTGCGGGCTGGTTCTGACAAAAGCGGATAAAAACAAGTGTCCCGCACCATGTAATACTTTCGAGCAGTGCTCGGAATGTTTGCACCACTCGCACTGCGGCTGGTGCGCGGTAGACGGTGCGAACGGCGAGGGAGTTTGCACGGAGGGCTCTATAGACTCGCCTCTGGACTACCTCACCCGCACCACCTGCGCCGCGGTCTACACCGGCGCGCGCGATGCCAACAACACAGACGACACGTTCTCGTGGCACTACACGAGATGTCCACCGGAAAATGAGTGCGAAAACAATCACCACCAGTGCAAAGCGGATTCAGAG GTATGCCATGACCTGCCGTTCGGATACGAGTGTGTGTGTGGGTCTGGCCACAAGCGGCAGGGCGGGGTCTGCGCGGCGGTGTGTACGCAGGGCTGCGTGCGCGGCGCGTGCGTGCAGCCCAACGTGTGCCGCTGCGACTTCGGATACGTCGGCGCTAACTGCACCATACAGTGTCAGTGCAACGGACACGCGCACTGCGAGGGGCCGGATAAGCTGGATCAGTGCATCGAGTGTCATAACAATACTATG GGAAGCCAATGCGAGAAGTGCAAGCCGAACTTTGTCGGCGACCCAACGGACAACGGGCAGTGTATCCCGTGTTCTGTGTTCTGTCACGGTCACACGAGCTCGTGCGCCAACGACGGCGACATCTCGCAGCTGCCCCGCGACCTCAGCAGCGCCGACCTGGAGGAGTATTACAGGGAGGGCTCGGCCAAGGCGCGCTGTCTGAGGTGCGCCAACAACACAGACGGACCGCGCTGCGAGCGATGCATCGAGGGATACTTCCGAGGATCCGAGGACTTCAGAGACCCGTGTAGGCC ATGCGAGTGTCACGGTCACGGCGACACGTGTGACCCCGTGACGGGCGAGAAGTGCAACTGCGGCAACAACACGGAGAGCGACGCGTCGTGCGCGGCCGGTGGCAAGAACTCCGCCGCCGAGTGCTGGCGCAACCAGTGCGTCAAGTGCCGCGACCTGTACATGGGCGACCCGCGCAACGGACACCAGTGCTACAAGACCCTCAACATCGAGAACAAGCTGTGCTTCGACGGCAAGTCTATAG ACGAATGCAAGATCAAGCCGCGTCCGCTGTACCCCGGGCAGACGGTGTTCGTGGCGATCAACCCACGCTATATGAACGTGGACATCCGCGTAATGGTGGACGTGACGCAGGGCGCCGTCGACCTCTACATGAGCCCCAACGACAGCTCGTTCGTCGTGTCCGTCAACTCCAGCACCGGCGCGCACGCCGTCGAGCTCGACCCCTCCTACTACAAGCACGAGCCTTTCCGCCGCATGCCGTCCTTCGACGACCACGTCCCCGAGCGCAGCCGCACCACCTGGTACCACGACAAGACCGAGTACGCGCTCGCCGACTACACCGCCAAGGACCTGGCCACCTACGTCACCGTGGACAAGCGGAACATCCTCCTGCGGGTGCGGAACCTCCGCAACCGCCTGGTGCTCACGCTGCCGCAGAACGTGCACGACCTCACGCACACCAAGTTCTACCTGATAGTGCGCGCGCGCTCCTCCGACGAAGGCGCGGCCGGCTTCGGCGTGGTGTTCTTCCGCCAGGACCAGCTGCACATAGACCTGTTCGTGTTCTTCTCCGTGTTCTTCTCGTGCTTCTTCCTGTTTTTGGCCGCGTGCGTCGTCGCGTGGAAGGCGAAGCAGGCCGCCGACGTGCGACGAGCGAGACGAAGACACGTAGTTGAG ATGCTGCACATGGCGAAGCGGCCGTTCGCGGCGGTGCGCGTGGTGGTGGGCGGGGCGGCGCTGCGGCGCGACCTGCGCCCCGTCGCCATCGAGCCCACGGCAGACGCGCGCGCCGCCGTCACCACCGTGCTCGTCAG GTTGCCGGGCGGCAGTCGCGCGCCCGTGCGCATGTCTCTGGCGTCCGCTCTGGTACTGGTCGCgcgcgccccgccccgcccccgcccgcgcgcCTTGCGCCCGCACTCGCCCCGCCCCAACCGCCGCCAACACTCGTAG